A genomic segment from Rhodospirillum centenum SW encodes:
- a CDS encoding acyl-CoA dehydrogenase — MIPYNAPIQDIRFTLNHVVDLPAVAALPGYEAASPDLVDAVLEEAGKLARDVLAPINWQGDQEGAVLDNGVVRTPTGFKEAYRAYAEGGWNSVPFDPEHGGQGLPWTLAMPIQEMWNAANMSFALCPMLNQGAVELLTEHGSEEQKRLYLEKMISGEWTGTMNLTEPQAGSDVGAVRSRAVPAGDGTYRITGQKIFITYGEHDFTSNIIHMVLARTPDAPPGVKGISLFIVPKFLVNPDGSPGARNDLRCAGLEHKLGIHASPTAVMAFGDNGGATGFLIGEENRGIEYMFTMMNNARLGVGVQGVGIAERAYQQARDYAKTRVQSRALTGRDPGPVAIINHPDVRRMLLTAKSQIEAARALSYLTASAFDRAKRHPDAEERRRAKALNDLLTPITKAWCTDLGVESASLGVQVHGGMGFIEETGAAQHLRDARIAPIYEGTNGIQANDLVFRKVARDGGETALRLLAEIRDTAAAAKDRPGDDMAVIGGNLADAAAALEQATSWVVETAKSDPAAVAAGAVPYLRMSGIVIGGWLSAKAAIAAQALMAAPGEDRRFLDGKLITTRFYADQILPQVHGLLKPIVEGHRAVMALDAEQF; from the coding sequence ATGATCCCGTACAACGCACCGATCCAGGACATCCGCTTCACCCTGAACCATGTGGTGGACCTGCCCGCCGTTGCCGCCCTGCCGGGCTACGAGGCGGCCTCGCCCGACCTGGTGGACGCGGTGCTGGAGGAGGCCGGGAAGCTGGCCCGCGACGTGCTGGCGCCGATCAACTGGCAGGGCGACCAGGAAGGGGCCGTGCTGGACAACGGCGTCGTCCGCACCCCGACCGGGTTCAAGGAGGCGTACAGGGCCTATGCCGAGGGCGGCTGGAACAGCGTGCCCTTCGATCCGGAGCATGGCGGCCAGGGCCTGCCCTGGACGCTGGCCATGCCGATCCAGGAGATGTGGAACGCCGCCAACATGAGCTTCGCCCTCTGCCCCATGCTGAACCAGGGGGCGGTGGAGCTGCTGACCGAACACGGCAGCGAGGAGCAGAAACGGCTCTATCTGGAGAAGATGATCTCCGGCGAGTGGACCGGCACCATGAACCTGACCGAGCCGCAGGCCGGGTCGGACGTGGGCGCCGTGCGCAGCCGGGCCGTGCCGGCCGGTGACGGGACCTACCGCATCACCGGGCAGAAGATCTTCATCACCTACGGCGAGCACGATTTCACGTCGAACATCATCCACATGGTGCTGGCGCGCACGCCGGACGCGCCGCCGGGCGTGAAGGGCATCAGCCTGTTCATCGTGCCGAAGTTCCTGGTGAACCCCGACGGATCGCCGGGCGCGCGCAACGACCTGCGCTGCGCCGGGCTGGAGCACAAGCTGGGCATCCACGCCTCCCCCACCGCGGTGATGGCGTTCGGTGACAACGGCGGCGCCACGGGCTTCCTGATCGGGGAGGAGAACCGCGGCATCGAGTACATGTTCACGATGATGAACAACGCCCGCCTGGGCGTGGGCGTGCAGGGCGTCGGCATCGCCGAGCGCGCCTACCAGCAGGCCCGCGACTACGCGAAAACGCGCGTGCAGTCGCGCGCGCTGACCGGCCGCGATCCGGGCCCGGTCGCCATCATCAACCACCCCGACGTGCGCCGCATGCTGCTGACCGCCAAGTCGCAGATCGAGGCGGCACGGGCGCTCTCCTACCTCACCGCGTCGGCCTTCGACCGGGCCAAGCGCCACCCCGACGCCGAGGAACGGCGCCGGGCCAAGGCGCTGAACGACCTGCTGACCCCGATCACCAAGGCGTGGTGCACCGACCTGGGCGTGGAATCCGCCTCGCTGGGCGTGCAGGTCCATGGCGGCATGGGCTTCATCGAAGAGACGGGCGCCGCGCAGCACCTGCGCGATGCCCGCATCGCCCCGATCTACGAGGGCACGAACGGCATCCAGGCGAACGATCTGGTCTTCCGCAAGGTGGCGCGCGACGGCGGCGAGACCGCCCTGCGCCTGCTGGCGGAGATCAGGGACACGGCCGCCGCCGCCAAGGACCGGCCGGGCGACGACATGGCGGTGATCGGCGGCAATCTGGCGGACGCCGCGGCCGCGCTGGAGCAGGCGACCTCCTGGGTGGTGGAGACGGCGAAGAGCGATCCCGCCGCGGTGGCCGCGGGGGCCGTGCCCTATCTGAGGATGTCCGGCATCGTCATCGGCGGCTGGCTGTCGGCCAAGGCGGCGATCGCGGCGCAGGCCCTGATGGCGGCGCCGGGCGAGGACCGGCGTTTCCTGGACGGCAAGCTGATCACCACCCGTTTCTATGCCGACCAGATCCTGCCGCAGGTCCACGGCCTGCTGAAGCCGATCGTCGAGGGCCACCGGGCCGTCATGGCGCTGGACGCCGAGCAGTTCTGA
- a CDS encoding YjbH domain-containing protein, protein MTGRTSALLLLFCLLLPGPVRASPPPPEPTGRPDAVLPTDASGWLALETGREGATVSAGIRPLPGLLLGLRQSPDGEAGTDITWQVLPAGHTTPSLLAGVRGLGGDDTDRAGFLATGHGIGPLDLTLGAAWTDSAVRPYGTLRWAPATGDLALSAEAGRVGRLRRPRLAAQWQALPWLTLGAGMEAGSGPFLTLRLTATDATLPRPPARAARLAVTAPGRAVMDVPEEAETAAVAGHAARIAGADATGRVRVDLTAGGLPGARLDLPAADLERALQGRGSVDEIARRARLGAAEGPPPRPPLLRPRLDLLLEQGPLPTDQGWGRRLSADMGALLRPLPGLRLEGSARLTLTASHGDMPEDGNAPDRGRADAAAFAARRLSPSRLMASWALAPAPGWSVLAEAGLLEEMYGGAGGEVMLRPPLARWRLGAELHQVWKREPEALRFLPRGGVTTGFVTTGYDLPGTNAEVALRAGRYLDGGWGAALALERRLGSGASLSGEVGLAGGVTVALGLTLPLGAVAEPVEGRAALSLHPLARRAGQRLDRRGGLAALTDPAGAGRLTRGWRHLLDGVS, encoded by the coding sequence GTGACCGGACGCACGTCCGCCCTCCTTCTCCTCTTCTGCCTGCTGCTGCCCGGACCCGTCCGGGCCTCACCGCCCCCGCCCGAGCCGACGGGACGGCCGGACGCCGTGCTGCCGACGGACGCCAGCGGCTGGCTGGCGCTTGAGACGGGGCGCGAGGGGGCGACCGTGAGCGCGGGGATACGCCCCCTGCCCGGGCTGCTTCTCGGTCTGCGGCAGTCGCCCGACGGGGAGGCCGGAACCGACATCACCTGGCAAGTCCTGCCGGCCGGACACACGACGCCCTCGCTCCTGGCCGGGGTCCGCGGGCTGGGTGGCGACGACACGGACCGCGCCGGTTTCCTGGCGACGGGACACGGGATCGGTCCGCTGGACCTGACCCTCGGCGCCGCCTGGACGGACAGCGCCGTCCGGCCCTACGGCACCCTGCGCTGGGCTCCGGCGACGGGCGACCTCGCCCTGTCGGCCGAGGCGGGGCGGGTCGGTCGGCTGCGGCGGCCCCGCCTCGCGGCGCAGTGGCAGGCGCTGCCCTGGCTGACGCTGGGCGCCGGCATGGAAGCCGGAAGCGGCCCGTTCCTGACCCTGCGCCTCACGGCCACGGATGCGACCCTGCCCCGCCCGCCGGCCCGGGCGGCACGCCTCGCGGTCACGGCCCCTGGCCGGGCCGTGATGGATGTCCCGGAGGAGGCGGAGACGGCCGCGGTGGCGGGCCATGCGGCACGGATCGCGGGCGCCGATGCGACCGGCCGGGTGCGCGTGGACCTGACCGCCGGCGGCCTGCCCGGTGCCCGGCTGGATCTGCCGGCCGCCGACCTGGAGCGGGCGCTCCAGGGCCGCGGCAGCGTGGACGAGATCGCCCGGCGGGCGCGGCTGGGCGCGGCGGAAGGACCGCCGCCCCGCCCGCCGCTCCTGCGCCCCCGCCTGGACCTGCTGCTGGAGCAGGGACCGTTGCCGACGGATCAGGGCTGGGGCCGGCGCCTGAGCGCTGACATGGGTGCGCTGCTGCGCCCGCTGCCGGGACTGCGGCTGGAGGGGAGCGCACGCCTGACCCTGACGGCATCGCACGGCGACATGCCGGAGGACGGCAACGCCCCGGACCGGGGCCGTGCCGATGCGGCGGCCTTCGCCGCGCGGCGTCTGTCACCGTCACGGCTGATGGCGTCCTGGGCGCTCGCTCCCGCCCCCGGCTGGTCCGTGCTGGCGGAAGCGGGCCTGCTGGAGGAGATGTATGGCGGGGCCGGTGGCGAGGTGATGCTGCGCCCGCCGCTGGCCCGCTGGCGGCTGGGCGCGGAGCTGCACCAGGTCTGGAAGCGCGAGCCGGAGGCCCTGCGCTTCCTGCCCCGGGGCGGTGTCACCACCGGCTTCGTCACCACTGGCTACGACCTGCCGGGCACCAATGCGGAGGTTGCCCTCCGGGCCGGCCGGTATCTGGACGGCGGCTGGGGGGCTGCGCTGGCACTGGAGCGGCGGCTCGGCAGCGGGGCAAGCCTGTCCGGAGAGGTCGGACTTGCCGGCGGCGTCACCGTCGCGCTGGGCCTGACGCTGCCGCTGGGTGCCGTGGCCGAGCCCGTCGAAGGGCGGGCGGCCCTGAGCCTGCACCCGCTGGCCCGCAGGGCGGGGCAGCGGCTGGACCGCCGCGGCGGGCTGGCCGCCCTGACCGATCCGGCCGGCGCAGGCCGGCTGACGCGCGGCTGGCGGCACCTGCTGGACGGGGTGTCCTGA
- a CDS encoding PepSY domain-containing protein, translating to MTALAAALLLGSAPALAQEQDTGASGGPGGWPAQEPSVQQPGQQGRAPDPGDPAAGSGAGSGMDAAEAPATGGTEVLVEIDEVDDARLGPAQRRLSVMQTTLLNRFSQLGFSDVRAFRREGESYVAEAVDGDGQEVTVVLDPASGTIVARR from the coding sequence ATGACCGCACTGGCGGCGGCCCTGCTGCTGGGAAGCGCGCCGGCGCTGGCGCAGGAGCAGGATACGGGTGCTTCCGGCGGTCCGGGGGGCTGGCCGGCCCAGGAACCTTCGGTCCAGCAGCCGGGGCAGCAGGGCAGGGCGCCTGACCCGGGCGATCCCGCCGCTGGGAGCGGGGCCGGGAGCGGGATGGACGCGGCGGAGGCTCCCGCCACTGGCGGCACGGAGGTGCTGGTCGAGATCGACGAGGTGGACGACGCTCGCCTTGGACCGGCCCAGCGCCGCCTCTCCGTGATGCAGACCACGTTGCTGAACCGCTTCAGCCAGCTCGGCTTCTCCGACGTGCGCGCGTTCCGCCGGGAGGGGGAGAGCTACGTCGCCGAGGCGGTGGACGGCGACGGGCAGGAGGTGACCGTGGTGCTGGACCCGGCCAGCGGGACCATCGTCGCCCGCCGCTGA